Proteins encoded in a region of the Rutidosis leptorrhynchoides isolate AG116_Rl617_1_P2 chromosome 9, CSIRO_AGI_Rlap_v1, whole genome shotgun sequence genome:
- the LOC139865756 gene encoding MADS-box protein AGL24-like → MAREKIKIKKIDNKTSRQVTFSKRRRGLLKKAQELTVLCDADVALIIFSATGKLFEFASPSMQEMLGKYKHHSNNNLQDDVNEPCLDLQLVEDDEVRLPKEISEKDREMRQLQGHDLQGLTIDELENLESLLHGGLSRVLQTKDEKFGNEISYLQEKGAKLMEENKLLKQQMMMISNGKQLQTMPVEVDDLMNTHEEAGQSSESVTTNMYSCNSGPPTEDDGSDTSLKLGLPFN, encoded by the exons ATGGCGAGAGAGaagataaagataaagaaaatCGATAATAAAACATCAAGACAAGTGACATTTTCGAAAAGAAGAAGAGGGCTTCTGAAAAAAGCCCAAGAACTCACGGTTCTTTGCGATGCCGATGTTGCACTCATCATCTTCTCCGCCACAGGAAAACTCTTTGAGTTTGCAAGTCCTAG CATGCAGGAAATGCTAGGAAAGTACAAGCACCATTCCAATAATAATCTGCAGGATGATGTAAATGAACCTTGTCTCGATTTGCAG ctTGTCGAAGACGATGAAGTTAGACTACCAAAAGAGATCAGCGAAAAGGATCGTGAAATGAG GCAATTACAAGGCCATGACCTTCAGGGGTTGACCATAGATGAACTTGAAAATCTGGAGTCCTTACTTCATGGAGGCCTATCTCGCGTGCTTCAAACCAAA GATGAAAAGTTTGGAAATGAGATATCATATCTTCAAGAGAAG GGTGCTAAGTTGATGGAAGAGAACAAGCTACTCAAACAACAA ATGATGATGATTTCAAACGGAAAGCAGCTACAAACAATGCCTGTTGAAGTCGATGATTTGATGAATACCCATGAAGAAGCAGGTCAATCATCCGAATCTGTAACTACTAATATGTACAGTTGCAACAGCGGTCCGCCCACTGAGGACGATGGCTCAGACACTTCACTAAAACTAGG GTTACCATTCAACTAA
- the LOC139866832 gene encoding uncharacterized protein: MQSTSRAEAERLLGIAEKLLRSKDLNGCRDFTLLAQETEPLLDGVDQILAVVDVLIASDKRVKDKLNWYAILQIDSNTHRNDDDLIKKQYRRLALLLHPDKNKVPFADAAFKLVSDAWAVLSDSNRKRAYDNELFPFTKVDLVREKIPVRRNVSESVTQNQNKTIWTTCPYCYNLYEYPNKFEGCCLRCMKCKRAFEAVPIPSESLPPFITGKEAYYCCWGYFPMGFAMENSDKAKTLSIPNWMPPMFPTDVKAWPSVDSLPDGSSVPLAKPGETGFAYAPPQPVMRTKQPVVQPSEPVVQPSEPVPQPSEPVPQPSVQQKQTPTPIFTPTAGATVPRKRGRPRKNPL, translated from the coding sequence ATGCAATCAACAAGCAGAGCAGAAGCCGAACGATTACTCGGAATTGCAGAAAAGCTTTTAAGATCCAAAGATCTAAACGGCTGTCGTGATTTCACACTTTTAGCTCAAGAAACCGAACCTTTACTCGACGGTGTAGATCAGATCTTAGCCGTTGTTGATGTTCTCATCGCATCTGATAAACGAGTCAAGGATAAACTCAACTGGTATGCTATTCTTCAAATTGATTCCAATACTCATCGTAACGATGATGATTTAATCAAAAAACAATATCGTCGTTTAGCTTTATTATTACATCCTGATAAGAACAAGGTTCCGTTCGCGGACGCTGCGTTTAAGCTAGTTTCCGACGCGTGGGCGGTTTTATCCGATAGTAATCGAAAACGTGCCTACGATAATGAATTGTTTCCGTTTACGAAAGTAGATCTCGTTAGAGAGAAGATACCTGTGAGGCGGAATGTATCTGAGTCAGTGACGCAGAATCAGAACAAAACGATATGGACTACGTGTCCGTATTGTTATAATTTATATGAGTATCCTAATAAATTTGAAGGATGTTGTTTGAGATGTATGAAATGCAAACGAGCGTTTGAGGCGGTTCCGATACCTTCCGAATCGTTGCCGCCGTTTATTACAGGGAAAGAagcttattattgttgttggggttATTTTCCGATGGGATTTGCGATGGAGAATTCGGATAAGGCGAAAACGTTAAGTATACCGAACTGGATGCCGCCAATGTTTCCGACTGATGTTAAAGCGTGGCCTTCAGTTGATTCATTGCCCGATGGTAGTAGCGTTCCGTTAGCGAAACCTGGTGAGACGGGATTTGCTTACGCACCGCCACAACCGGTTATGCGGACGAAACAACCTGTTGTGCAACCGAGTGAACCTGTTGTGCAACCGAGTGAACCTGTTCCGCAACCGAGTGAACCTGTTCCGCAACCGAGTGTGCAGCAAAAGCAGACTCCAACTCCGATTTTTACTCCAACTGCTGGAGCAACGGTTCCTAGAAAAAGAGGTAGGCCGAGGAAGAATCCGCTTTAG
- the LOC139869385 gene encoding uncharacterized protein, giving the protein MGGVTDETNDSVFEKETVNGQSSTDVVFGEILWVKLREASWWPAQIVDENSVPSASKPSSKGSSSDVLVRLYGSCIFKYVDAHGYRAEFEKIQKENNFSYNDIMKKSLEQDLPSLNSSKLKKRQQSKSKSRGSKDVSDKFQTTILSKKQKQAKADSDTQTPEMVHHGTESSTPNKATSRTQELNSRRMNMMQVLGLVAPSRSPFPCSPTFLK; this is encoded by the exons ATGGGAGGTGTAACAGACGAAACCAATGATAGTGTGTTTGAGAAGGAAACTGTAAATGGTCAATCAAGCACGGATGTTGTCTTTGGGGAGATACTATGGGTGAAGCTACGTGAAGCTTCATGGTGGCCTGCACAG ATCGTCGATGAGAATTCAGTACCTTCAGCTAGTAAACCTAGCAGTAAAGGATCAAGCAGCGATGTTCTTGTTCGGTTGTATGGAAGTTGTATATT CAAGTATGTAGACGCTCATGGTTATCGTGCTGAGTTTGAGAAA ATCCAAAAAGAAAACAATTTCAGTTACAATGACATTATGAAGAAATCACTAGAGCAG GATCTTCCTAGCTTAAATTCTAGCAAATTAAAGAAGCGACAGCAGTCTAAATCGAAATCCAGAG GATCAAAGGATGTATCAGATAAGTTCCAG ACAACGATTTTAAGCAAAAAGCAGAAGCAAGCAAAAGCCGATTCCGATACTCAAACTCCAGAGATGGTCCACCATGGCACTGAGTCATCTACTCCAAACAAA GCAACTTCGAGAACTCAAGAATTGAATTCTCGTCGAATGAATATGATGCAAGTTCTCGGTCTAGTTGCTCCGTCAAGGTCACCCTTCCCTTGTAGCCCAACTTTTTTGAAATAA